The following coding sequences are from one Hippopotamus amphibius kiboko isolate mHipAmp2 chromosome 9, mHipAmp2.hap2, whole genome shotgun sequence window:
- the LOC130829013 gene encoding olfactory receptor 958-like codes for MQNYTSMEGFTLLGIPNTGGLENMLFVLFLAFYLFTLLGNLLIFLTILVSSNLQTPMYSFLGNLSVFDIFFPSVSSPKMMLYLMGQSRTISYQGCASQVFFYHFLGGTECFLYTVMVYDRFVAICHPLQYMVIMNHKVCTRLIVGTWLGGCLHGSILTFLVFRLPYCGPNEVDNFFCDIPVVLPLACADTSLAQTVSFTNVDVVTLTCFFLILTSYGHIILSILKINSCEGRRQAFSTCSAHLISILLFYGPVMLIYLWPASSPWLDSVIQVLNNIVTSSLNPLIYTLRNKDVKLALRKVLTQVVHIPGA; via the coding sequence ATGCAGAACTACACTTCCATGGAGGGGTTCACCCTGTTGGGAATTCCTAACACTGGAGGGCTGGAGAACATGCTGTTTGTCCTGTTTTTGGCCTTCTATCTCTTCACCTTGCTGGGAAACCTGCTCATCTTCCTCACCATTCTGGTTTCTTCCAACCTCCAGACCCCCATGTATTCCTTCCTGGGGAACCTGTCAGTGTTTGACATATTTTTCCCTTCAGTGAGTTCCCCCAAGATGATGCTCTACTTAATGGGGCAAAGCCGGACCATCTCTTACCAGGGCTGTGCCTCCCAGGTGTTCTTTTACCACTTCCTGGGTGGTACTGAGTGTTTCCTCTACACCGTGATGGTCTATGACCGCTTTGTTGCTATTTGTCACCCTTTGCAGTACATGGTTATCATGAACCACAAGGTGTGTACCCGCTTGATAGTGGGCACTTGGCTGGGTGGCTGCCTGCATGGAAGTATCCTCACATTTCTTGTCTTTAGGTTACCCTACTGTGGCCCCAATGAGGTGGACAATTTCTTCTGCGATATCCCGGTGGTGCTGCCCCTGGCCTGTGCAGACACCTCTCTAGCTCAGACAGTGAGTTTCACTAATGTGGATGTTGTGACTCTTACATGCTTTTTTCTTATCCTTACTTCCTATGGCCATATCATCCTTTCCATACTGAAAATCAACTCCTGCGAAGGCAGGCGCCAGGCATTTTCAACCTGCAGTGCCCACCTGATTTCAATCCTCTTGTTCTATGGGCCTGTGATGCTTATCTATCTCTGGCCTGCTTCCAGCCCTTGGCTAGACTCTGTTATTCAAGTGTTAAATAATATTGTTACCTCTTCCCTTAATCCTTTGATTTACACCTTGAGAAACAAGGATGTGAAATTGGCTCTGAGGAAAGTATTAACTCAAGTGGTCCACATTCCTGGGGCATGA